The Candidatus Methylomirabilis limnetica genome contains a region encoding:
- a CDS encoding YecA family protein, with protein MGKKSSRKKGRTKWIRPTPDEVVSRGPLSIARYGRSVLLSNQSTPEEHREFLRRAADANRRIHEELAEKVGNLQDLIHKYDAVLLLHRAAYVLLPLFLKYRSENEFGPEESFSLPGVEYLQYLIARTEANTTGAEPTEEEWEAVWSLTLDVLRLTQQYLFTRRTEATPPSEIDDLRFHLDTARLAIRVQRYPFFLRDYWKDSLFPYEPWIKKLYGISVEDLMHGLQALEEYQKTGVLGRYADAMSATNALMERLREKGYAVDSDATEENMERTRQAVASPEFADAHTEAQEKARLTFTPAIFDITDLTSLPRSLLSTLSVRPGEAVLRDPTLTKHDDLSPLSDSLWHFKPFLQVGDRFYSFYHSGFEDRIAEIIEGDLLSKRAGDGTMMAKKHSDHIEKVSKELLSSVLRPDFVFEQVYYPNPDRPGDLTELDIMLGVDDLLFLVEVKSGGLSGAASRGAPKSLASDLSDLIIAGQRQSERAERYIKSQPETVFYDESGKNVVHRLRIADYRRVFRVVVTREFLGWVGAKIAVLSILDPGLSKSFPWHISIDDLRIVAELFIGKDLQFVHFLEQRLQASSETVMSQHDEIEHVALYQKLNQYHELPIRGMDHMSFDPSYMKHIDFYFAARYAGESPRVPEQNLPPKMSGFLEALSTSRLPGRFEVASILFSMGQEGRDEFEANLVALEGRRSASRQPSLHLPFSSNSIGLSVTHASENNFNEELVRCAARMRQGGSTRWLVVQLKNQSTYLIRKIRIITPSTFSEAELSRGRSHIEQQVIHATSSRKIGRNEHCPCGSGRKYKACHGR; from the coding sequence ATGGGAAAGAAGAGCAGCCGAAAAAAGGGCAGAACGAAGTGGATTCGCCCAACGCCCGATGAAGTTGTTAGCCGTGGGCCACTGAGTATCGCCCGCTATGGGCGAAGTGTTTTGCTCTCGAACCAGTCGACCCCGGAAGAGCACCGCGAGTTTCTGAGGAGAGCGGCGGACGCGAACAGGAGAATTCACGAGGAGCTGGCAGAGAAAGTTGGCAACCTCCAGGACCTGATCCACAAGTACGATGCTGTTCTGCTGCTGCACCGCGCCGCCTACGTGCTGCTGCCTCTATTCTTGAAGTACCGCTCTGAGAACGAGTTTGGTCCTGAAGAGTCATTCTCTCTGCCGGGCGTGGAGTATTTGCAGTACCTGATCGCGCGAACAGAAGCGAACACGACCGGGGCTGAGCCGACTGAGGAAGAGTGGGAGGCGGTCTGGTCGCTCACGCTCGATGTCCTGCGTCTAACACAACAGTATCTCTTTACAAGAAGGACTGAGGCGACTCCGCCTTCTGAAATCGACGACCTTCGATTTCATTTGGACACGGCTAGGCTAGCGATCCGGGTCCAACGCTATCCCTTCTTCCTTCGGGACTATTGGAAAGACTCACTGTTTCCCTACGAGCCGTGGATCAAGAAGCTCTATGGAATTAGCGTCGAGGACCTGATGCACGGACTACAGGCCCTCGAGGAGTATCAAAAGACAGGAGTGCTGGGCAGATACGCCGACGCCATGAGCGCTACGAATGCCCTGATGGAGCGCCTCAGAGAGAAAGGGTATGCCGTGGACTCAGACGCCACGGAAGAGAACATGGAGCGCACCAGACAAGCGGTTGCGTCACCCGAGTTTGCAGACGCTCATACCGAGGCGCAAGAGAAAGCTCGACTAACTTTCACGCCGGCAATCTTCGACATAACCGATTTGACGTCGCTTCCGAGATCACTTCTATCGACGTTGTCAGTCAGGCCAGGAGAAGCAGTTCTCCGAGATCCGACGCTAACAAAGCACGATGACCTGAGTCCGTTGTCCGACTCCCTTTGGCACTTCAAGCCGTTTCTCCAGGTCGGCGATCGGTTCTATTCGTTCTATCACTCAGGATTCGAAGATCGCATTGCCGAGATCATTGAAGGAGACCTTCTCAGCAAGAGAGCTGGCGACGGCACGATGATGGCGAAGAAACATTCGGATCACATCGAGAAGGTATCGAAGGAGCTCTTGAGTAGTGTGCTTCGACCGGATTTTGTCTTTGAGCAGGTCTATTATCCGAATCCCGACCGTCCTGGCGACCTGACCGAATTAGACATCATGTTGGGCGTCGATGATCTTCTCTTTCTCGTCGAAGTCAAATCCGGCGGCCTGTCGGGCGCGGCGAGCCGAGGCGCCCCGAAAAGCCTAGCGAGCGATCTTTCTGACCTGATCATCGCGGGCCAGCGTCAATCAGAAAGAGCTGAGCGTTACATCAAGTCCCAACCCGAAACTGTCTTCTACGATGAGTCAGGAAAGAACGTCGTACATAGACTGCGCATCGCCGACTACCGGAGAGTCTTTCGGGTTGTAGTTACCCGAGAGTTCCTTGGTTGGGTCGGCGCCAAGATCGCTGTGCTATCCATCCTCGACCCGGGACTCAGTAAGTCCTTTCCGTGGCACATATCAATTGATGACCTTCGAATCGTCGCCGAGCTCTTTATTGGTAAGGATCTCCAGTTCGTGCATTTCTTGGAGCAGCGACTCCAGGCATCATCAGAGACCGTCATGTCGCAGCATGACGAAATAGAGCATGTCGCCCTCTATCAGAAGCTGAACCAATACCACGAGCTGCCCATCAGAGGAATGGATCACATGTCGTTTGATCCTTCCTATATGAAGCACATCGACTTCTATTTTGCTGCACGTTACGCCGGCGAGTCTCCACGCGTTCCGGAACAGAACCTACCCCCAAAGATGAGCGGCTTCTTAGAAGCACTAAGTACATCTCGCTTGCCTGGGAGATTCGAGGTCGCCTCGATCCTCTTTTCTATGGGCCAAGAAGGCAGAGACGAGTTCGAAGCGAATCTCGTAGCTCTAGAGGGCAGACGGAGTGCAAGCAGACAGCCAAGTCTCCATCTGCCGTTCAGCAGCAACTCAATCGGGCTGAGTGTCACCCATGCCTCGGAAAACAACTTCAATGAGGAACTGGTCAGGTGCGCTGCGCGGATGCGACAAGGCGGCAGCACCAGATGGCTTGTGGTCCAACTAAAGAATCAGAGCACCTATCTCATAAGAAAGATTCGCATCATAACGCCTAGCACTTTCTCCGAAGCGGAGCTCTCTCGAGGCCGGTCACACATCGAGCAGCAAGTCATACATGCGACCTCGTCGCGGAAGATTGGCAGGAATGAGCATTGTCCGTGCGGCTCCGGGAGGAAATATAAAGCCTGCCACGGGCGATAG
- a CDS encoding type II toxin-antitoxin system VapC family toxin translates to MIPAYHQGYVVDASVLIKWFVEHDEPDRDRALALKEFHVSGRCTIYVTELTFLEVLNAIRFGSRAKEEHGARAIAGLEGLHLNVTDTDFQLLRKANAIAWAYKITIYDALYVALGEQLGYPLITADEVMVKKLRGHSIVVPLRELEVKN, encoded by the coding sequence ATGATACCCGCATATCACCAGGGTTACGTGGTAGATGCGTCGGTTCTCATTAAATGGTTTGTTGAGCACGATGAACCTGACCGAGACCGGGCTCTGGCGCTCAAAGAGTTCCATGTATCAGGGCGCTGCACCATCTATGTGACGGAACTCACCTTCTTGGAGGTTCTCAACGCGATCCGCTTCGGTTCAAGGGCCAAGGAGGAGCATGGAGCAAGAGCCATAGCCGGGCTTGAAGGGTTACACCTCAATGTCACAGATACTGATTTTCAACTACTGCGTAAAGCCAACGCCATTGCCTGGGCCTACAAGATCACCATCTATGACGCCCTCTATGTGGCTCTTGGTGAGCAACTGGGATACCCGCTCATCACTGCCGACGAGGTCATGGTGAAAAAGCTGAGGGGTCATAGCATTGTCGTGCCGTTACGCGAATTGGAGGTCAAGAACTGA
- a CDS encoding CopG family transcriptional regulator, translating into MARVNVFLKDALLDEINEEAKDEGTNRSALIQAALEEYLQAKRKKREEEEKREKMQEASHRIDDLAKELGDWDPVAIIRRFRDTNLKGDR; encoded by the coding sequence ATGGCACGCGTAAACGTTTTCTTGAAAGATGCATTGCTCGATGAGATCAACGAGGAGGCGAAAGATGAGGGAACCAATCGCAGCGCTCTCATTCAGGCTGCGCTAGAAGAATACTTGCAGGCGAAACGGAAGAAGCGGGAAGAAGAGGAAAAGCGGGAGAAGATGCAGGAGGCCTCCCATAGGATTGATGACCTGGCTAAAGAGCTTGGGGATTGGGATCCCGTAGCGATCATTCGCCGCTTCCGCGATACAAATTTAAAGGGAGATCGATGA
- the argS gene encoding arginine--tRNA ligase, whose amino-acid sequence MISALKTNLTKSLLTAIKQAGLESGLAQDAPAQLTWEYPSDQAFGDLSTTLAFGLAKALRQKPREIALQIAASATFPSDLVDRVEVAGAGYLNFFIARPFWRHLVQEILRAGSTYGRADVGGGRRVLVEFVSANPTGPLVVVSARAAAIGDAIARLLEAIGHRPYREYYVNDAGNQFRNLALAMEVRCRQRLGEDCPMPEEAYPGDYLIDLAREFLEQHGPEALLAPEPERRDRLGRFAVERILRWQRASLEAYGVTFDGWFSERALRERREPERVMEALRERGFLYEHESALWFRSTAFGDDKDRVLVKGDGDITYFLPDIAYHQDKFARGFDQVIDLWGPDHHGYIARMRAAMQALDHPPEAFRVLIVQLVRLMRGTEQVRMSKRSGQFVMMDELVEEVGRDAARFIFLTRRCDSHLDFDLELAKSASEENPVYYVQYAHTRLCSILRQAAKAQFPAPTPEDALESLDLQEEIGLIKQLALYPELVIGAAQALEPHRLTTYLHDLAAQFHGYYTRHRIISADRNLTRARLALVAALRVVMANALGLLGVSAPERM is encoded by the coding sequence ATGATTAGTGCTCTCAAAACAAACCTGACGAAATCGCTTCTGACCGCCATCAAGCAGGCTGGTTTAGAGAGCGGGCTTGCGCAGGATGCTCCCGCACAGCTTACGTGGGAATATCCGAGCGACCAGGCCTTCGGCGATCTCTCTACCACGCTGGCCTTCGGCCTGGCGAAAGCGCTGAGGCAGAAGCCTCGCGAGATCGCGCTCCAGATTGCCGCCTCAGCAACATTTCCTTCCGATCTGGTCGATCGCGTCGAGGTGGCGGGCGCCGGCTATCTGAACTTCTTTATCGCCAGGCCGTTCTGGCGTCATCTCGTTCAGGAGATCCTCCGAGCTGGATCGACGTACGGCAGGGCTGATGTCGGCGGCGGGCGCCGCGTACTCGTGGAGTTTGTCAGCGCGAATCCGACCGGCCCGCTCGTCGTGGTCAGTGCCAGGGCCGCGGCGATCGGTGATGCCATCGCTAGGCTCTTAGAGGCCATCGGGCATCGGCCGTACCGCGAGTACTATGTGAACGATGCGGGGAACCAATTCCGCAACCTCGCGTTGGCGATGGAGGTGCGGTGCCGTCAGCGCCTGGGTGAGGACTGCCCCATGCCAGAGGAGGCCTATCCGGGTGACTATCTGATCGATCTGGCCCGCGAGTTTCTGGAGCAGCACGGGCCCGAGGCGCTCTTAGCGCCGGAGCCGGAGCGCCGCGATCGACTGGGTCGCTTTGCGGTCGAGCGGATCCTCCGCTGGCAGCGGGCCTCGCTTGAGGCATACGGGGTCACCTTTGATGGGTGGTTTAGCGAGCGGGCCCTGCGGGAACGCCGCGAGCCAGAGCGGGTGATGGAGGCGCTGCGGGAGCGCGGCTTCCTCTATGAGCATGAGAGCGCCCTGTGGTTTCGCTCGACCGCCTTTGGCGATGATAAAGACCGGGTCCTTGTGAAGGGCGACGGCGATATCACTTATTTTCTTCCGGACATCGCCTATCACCAGGACAAGTTCGCTCGCGGGTTTGACCAGGTGATCGATCTCTGGGGCCCGGACCACCATGGCTACATTGCGCGGATGCGGGCTGCAATGCAGGCGCTCGACCATCCTCCCGAGGCGTTCAGGGTCCTGATCGTGCAGCTCGTCCGTTTAATGCGAGGGACCGAGCAGGTCCGGATGTCCAAGCGATCCGGGCAGTTCGTGATGATGGACGAGCTGGTTGAGGAGGTGGGCCGTGATGCGGCGCGCTTCATCTTTCTCACCAGACGGTGCGACAGCCATTTGGACTTTGACCTGGAGCTCGCCAAGTCGGCGTCCGAGGAAAACCCCGTCTACTACGTGCAGTACGCGCACACACGCCTGTGCAGCATTCTCCGGCAGGCGGCAAAGGCTCAGTTTCCAGCTCCCACCCCAGAGGATGCCCTCGAGTCGCTCGATCTGCAGGAAGAGATCGGGTTGATTAAGCAACTGGCGCTCTACCCGGAACTGGTGATCGGGGCGGCGCAGGCGCTGGAGCCGCACAGACTCACCACCTATCTGCACGACCTCGCCGCGCAGTTTCATGGCTACTATACCCGCCATCGCATTATCTCCGCCGATAGGAATCTCACGCGCGCTCGCCTGGCGCTGGTGGCTGCCCTTCGCGTGGTCATGGCCAACGCGCTTGGGTTGCTGGGCGTCTCCGCTCCCGAACGGATGTAG
- a CDS encoding phosphoglucomutase/phosphomannomutase family protein, with translation MSAPLQIRFGTDGWRGVIARDFTFEGVRLVAGAVAATLRASHPEGQRFLVAVGHDTRFLSRRFAQTAADALTALGVEVRLTTSHVTTPMLACAIPVLKARGGLMVTASHNPPSYNGLKVRIADGGCATTTLTDQIEVEVRRLSGDLGVRPEGASPSTDQTTVGAINPFDPLPQYQERLRTLVDMERIGRSGIHVVIDPMYGAAQGIVAAMLRQIGLKAEEIHAEINPWFGGVPPEPLGASLGELAERVRDLNESRKIGLAFDGDGDRLGVIDETGSYVTPHQVFALLLQHLVTRRGLSGTVIKSFSTTTMIDRLTASHGLRLAVTPIGFKHIAEVMRGEPFLIGGEESGGIGFAGHIPERDGIVSALLLLECMATEKKPLGVLLGELEAKVGPHCYRRLDLQLARSEDGAELGRRVASDPPTHIDEWRVKEVQTLDGVKLVGADGGWLLIRPSGTEPVLRLYAEAPTQSQVSRLLDWAKACADKIQRNMP, from the coding sequence ATGTCTGCGCCGCTGCAGATCCGCTTTGGGACGGACGGTTGGCGGGGAGTCATCGCCAGGGATTTCACCTTTGAGGGCGTTCGACTGGTTGCCGGCGCTGTAGCTGCAACCCTTCGAGCGAGCCATCCTGAAGGCCAGCGCTTCCTCGTCGCCGTCGGTCACGATACCCGCTTTCTCTCCCGTCGGTTCGCGCAGACAGCAGCTGACGCTCTTACCGCTCTCGGCGTAGAGGTTCGCCTCACGACCTCTCACGTTACCACCCCAATGTTGGCGTGCGCTATCCCGGTTCTCAAGGCGCGGGGTGGACTGATGGTCACTGCCAGTCACAATCCTCCATCCTACAACGGGTTGAAAGTCCGCATAGCCGATGGCGGCTGCGCGACGACGACCTTGACCGATCAGATCGAGGTAGAGGTCCGTCGCCTCTCGGGAGATCTCGGGGTTCGGCCGGAGGGCGCCTCTCCTTCGACGGACCAGACGACAGTGGGCGCGATCAATCCATTCGATCCCCTCCCGCAGTATCAGGAGCGGCTACGTACTCTGGTCGATATGGAGCGTATCGGCCGCTCAGGAATTCATGTTGTCATCGATCCGATGTACGGGGCGGCGCAGGGCATTGTGGCGGCGATGCTTCGACAGATCGGTCTGAAGGCCGAGGAGATTCACGCGGAGATCAACCCGTGGTTTGGGGGGGTGCCTCCTGAACCGCTGGGCGCGAGTCTCGGAGAGCTCGCCGAACGGGTCAGGGATCTGAACGAGTCGAGAAAGATTGGGCTGGCCTTTGACGGCGACGGCGATCGCCTGGGGGTCATCGATGAGACTGGGTCATATGTCACGCCGCACCAGGTCTTTGCATTGCTGCTGCAGCATCTGGTAACCAGGCGCGGACTCTCTGGAACGGTGATCAAGAGCTTTTCCACCACCACGATGATCGACCGGTTGACGGCGAGCCATGGCCTGCGGCTTGCGGTCACCCCGATCGGATTCAAGCACATTGCCGAGGTCATGCGAGGGGAGCCGTTTCTGATCGGGGGAGAGGAGAGCGGGGGGATTGGGTTTGCCGGGCACATCCCTGAGCGGGATGGGATTGTCAGTGCGTTGCTGCTGCTGGAGTGTATGGCGACAGAAAAGAAACCGCTTGGGGTGTTACTCGGGGAGCTGGAGGCGAAGGTGGGACCCCATTGCTATCGGCGTCTTGACCTGCAACTGGCTCGGTCTGAAGACGGGGCGGAACTCGGGCGACGCGTTGCGAGCGACCCACCAACCCATATCGACGAGTGGCGAGTGAAAGAGGTTCAGACCCTGGATGGCGTGAAGCTGGTCGGGGCAGACGGAGGCTGGCTGCTCATCCGGCCGTCAGGGACAGAGCCCGTGCTTCGCCTCTACGCCGAGGCGCCGACCCAGAGCCAGGTTTCTAGATTGCTCGACTGGGCGAAGGCGTGCGCCGATAAGATTCAGAGGAATATGCCGTGA
- a CDS encoding rhodanese-like domain-containing protein, translating to MISKEEFQDPFDRITPGTAKGLIDKGGMVVVDVRESAEWSQGHIAESVHIPLGTLMNRPRELLQQDGIIFVCAEGIRSAVACEVAAAIGRTQIYNLEGGTIAWLKQGYPLTR from the coding sequence ATGATATCGAAAGAGGAGTTCCAGGATCCATTTGATCGCATCACCCCGGGAACGGCCAAGGGGCTGATCGATAAAGGGGGCATGGTCGTGGTCGATGTGCGGGAGTCGGCGGAGTGGAGCCAGGGGCATATCGCCGAGTCCGTGCATATCCCTCTGGGAACGCTGATGAATCGCCCGCGAGAGCTGCTCCAGCAGGACGGCATCATCTTCGTGTGCGCCGAAGGAATCCGGAGCGCAGTGGCCTGCGAGGTTGCGGCGGCCATCGGTAGGACGCAGATCTACAACCTTGAAGGGGGAACCATTGCCTGGCTCAAGCAAGGCTACCCCCTCACGCGATGA
- a CDS encoding alpha/beta hydrolase, with protein MDHWLRIGRMCRVALAVVAISASAVGAAEQENAIVKEEFLVQGRDQGVKLFVREKRLSNLPKITKENVVLFVHGLPGPGSVIFDLALPGYSWLEYVAERGFDAFTVDIRGFGRSTRPPEMKESPEQNLPLVRADQVMRDIDVAVDYIRSKRKVDKVNIIGHSIGASWSALYATMHPEKVNKLVMYGAIYGKNSTFVSTFGDPTNTDRPHFEMGAYRYLSRKAMLEQWDGWIKAELQDDWRDREVIDAWISTLLNSDPTAKQRTPESIQVPNGPYIDWHEIHAGRSLFDPARIKAPTMIVRGSAEELISNEAAEELLQKLTSAPSKRRLDIGDSTHYAILEKNRLLLYRGVQNFLEE; from the coding sequence ATGGATCACTGGTTGCGAATCGGCAGGATGTGTCGAGTGGCGTTAGCGGTTGTCGCGATAAGCGCTTCTGCAGTGGGTGCGGCGGAGCAGGAGAACGCCATCGTCAAGGAGGAATTTTTGGTGCAGGGCAGGGATCAGGGGGTCAAACTGTTCGTTCGAGAGAAGCGGCTCTCGAACTTGCCAAAGATTACCAAAGAGAATGTGGTCCTGTTCGTCCATGGTCTTCCAGGCCCTGGCTCAGTCATTTTTGACCTTGCGCTTCCCGGATATTCCTGGTTGGAGTATGTGGCCGAACGCGGCTTTGACGCTTTTACCGTGGATATCAGGGGATTCGGACGCTCGACCAGGCCACCGGAAATGAAGGAATCTCCGGAACAGAACCTTCCCCTGGTTCGAGCGGATCAGGTGATGCGGGATATTGATGTTGCCGTCGATTACATCCGTTCCAAGCGAAAGGTGGATAAAGTCAACATCATCGGACACTCTATTGGCGCTTCCTGGTCCGCCCTGTATGCGACGATGCATCCGGAAAAGGTGAATAAACTGGTGATGTACGGGGCGATTTATGGGAAGAATTCTACCTTCGTCAGTACGTTCGGCGACCCGACCAACACCGATCGACCGCATTTTGAAATGGGGGCCTATCGCTATCTATCTCGGAAGGCAATGCTTGAGCAGTGGGATGGATGGATCAAGGCGGAACTCCAGGATGACTGGCGAGACAGGGAGGTCATTGATGCTTGGATCAGCACACTCTTGAACTCCGACCCCACAGCCAAACAACGCACTCCGGAATCGATCCAGGTTCCCAACGGCCCGTACATCGATTGGCACGAAATCCACGCGGGCCGATCGTTGTTCGATCCAGCGAGGATCAAGGCACCGACCATGATCGTTCGAGGGAGCGCCGAAGAGTTGATAAGCAACGAGGCCGCTGAAGAGCTCCTCCAGAAGCTCACATCGGCGCCATCCAAGCGGCGCTTGGACATTGGGGATTCAACCCATTACGCCATACTGGAGAAGAACCGCCTCCTACTCTATCGAGGCGTTCAGAACTTCCTGGAGGAGTAA
- the hpnD gene encoding presqualene diphosphate synthase HpnD, with protein sequence MSQVDDLRSVSRQVTKKSGSNFYYSFLFLPKPKREAMYAVYAFCRLSDDLVDESKAGGDPSAALTRWRKALDTYFQDGVGPPVIMAVGQAACRFNIPKVYFEELLNGMEMDLTRARYATLDELYPYCYRVASIVGLICIEIFGYTNPQTKTYAEQLGIAFQLTNIIRDVGVDAQRGRIYLPQDELKQFGYSEEELLAGRYNRAFMELMQFQCERARGFFHAASAALSAEDERSLLAAEIMRAIYYRLLLRIEAQQYDVFRGDITLGKPRKLLLAGGLWLRSILRF encoded by the coding sequence ATGAGTCAGGTAGATGACCTTCGAAGCGTCAGCCGCCAGGTAACCAAAAAGAGCGGCTCGAACTTCTACTACTCCTTTCTCTTCCTCCCAAAGCCAAAACGCGAGGCGATGTACGCCGTCTACGCCTTCTGTCGGTTGAGCGACGATCTGGTGGATGAGTCAAAGGCTGGAGGCGATCCCTCGGCCGCGCTGACCCGATGGAGAAAAGCGCTCGATACCTACTTTCAGGACGGCGTTGGGCCCCCTGTCATCATGGCTGTTGGCCAAGCCGCGTGCCGGTTCAATATCCCAAAGGTCTACTTCGAGGAGCTGCTCAATGGCATGGAGATGGATCTCACGCGCGCCAGATATGCGACGCTTGACGAACTCTACCCGTACTGCTACCGCGTGGCGTCGATTGTAGGCCTCATCTGCATCGAAATCTTTGGCTACACCAATCCGCAGACAAAGACGTACGCCGAACAACTGGGCATTGCCTTTCAACTGACCAACATTATTCGGGATGTGGGTGTTGATGCACAACGAGGACGGATCTACCTTCCGCAGGATGAGTTGAAGCAGTTTGGATATTCTGAAGAAGAGCTGCTGGCCGGACGATACAACCGCGCCTTCATGGAGCTGATGCAGTTTCAGTGTGAGCGAGCCCGAGGCTTTTTTCACGCAGCCTCAGCCGCGTTGTCGGCAGAGGATGAGCGGTCGCTGCTGGCCGCAGAGATCATGCGGGCTATTTACTACCGCCTGTTGCTCAGAATCGAAGCGCAACAGTACGATGTCTTCCGCGGGGATATCACTCTTGGTAAACCCCGGAAGCTTTTGTTGGCCGGCGGTCTGTGGCTCCGATCGATACTGCGCTTTTAG
- a CDS encoding DUF3105 domain-containing protein: protein MAKPQIAKSQIKKEANQKAKQERAEAERAKRRQGVMGQIGLYSAIAVVLMVAAYWGYGKMTEKVSWTSVATLPSPHVALGTPHPPYNSDPPTSGPHAAGVAKWGVHSEPVPKEMQVHNLEDGGVAINYFCQDCPDLIKQLTAIAERYDHVILAPYTGLDRKIALTAWGRIDKFDEFDEARIVKFIKAHIGIDHHGKGR, encoded by the coding sequence ATGGCAAAGCCGCAGATCGCGAAATCGCAAATCAAGAAAGAGGCTAACCAAAAGGCAAAGCAGGAACGTGCTGAGGCGGAAAGAGCGAAGCGACGTCAGGGGGTTATGGGGCAGATCGGGCTCTATTCCGCCATTGCGGTCGTTCTGATGGTTGCCGCCTATTGGGGTTACGGCAAGATGACGGAGAAGGTGAGCTGGACCTCCGTTGCGACCCTGCCGAGCCCCCACGTTGCCCTCGGTACCCCTCATCCGCCGTACAATAGCGATCCACCAACCTCTGGACCTCATGCTGCCGGGGTGGCAAAATGGGGCGTTCACAGCGAACCGGTCCCGAAGGAGATGCAGGTTCACAATCTCGAAGATGGCGGCGTGGCGATCAACTACTTCTGTCAGGATTGCCCTGACCTGATCAAACAGCTCACCGCGATTGCCGAGCGGTACGATCACGTTATCCTTGCGCCATACACCGGACTGGATCGAAAGATTGCGCTGACGGCATGGGGCAGGATCGACAAGTTTGATGAGTTTGACGAGGCGCGGATCGTCAAGTTCATCAAAGCCCACATTGGGATTGACCACCACGGTAAGGGTCGCTAA
- a CDS encoding pyruvate, water dikinase regulatory protein: MNRSSSGGRYQIFIVSDATGATAELVVRAALAQFQVAEVEICRLPNIRTVGEVRRAIETAQANKGIIVHTLVSEELRHVLLREGRERGVETIDLIGPLLLRLSNQLCMPPLVQPGLFRQLGQESLQRIEAIEYTFKHDDGQDPLGLDRAEIVFVGVSRTSKTPLSLYLAGKGWRVANVPVILHLPLPGRLMTIDQGRIVGLIVGVERLVDLRRDRLERKLAPAAEAYAKVEDVRAELSYSRSLFRKAGWPVIDMSCKSIEEAASEVLTLVATPETPQPVERKGVGNRRKSGGSK, encoded by the coding sequence ATGAACCGCTCCTCATCCGGAGGCCGTTATCAGATCTTTATCGTTTCCGACGCCACCGGCGCCACCGCGGAACTGGTTGTCCGTGCCGCGCTGGCTCAGTTTCAGGTGGCAGAGGTGGAGATCTGCCGTCTTCCCAATATCCGGACGGTGGGTGAGGTGCGACGTGCGATTGAGACTGCCCAAGCGAACAAAGGGATCATTGTGCATACCCTGGTGTCAGAGGAGCTTAGGCATGTCCTGTTACGGGAGGGACGGGAGCGAGGGGTAGAGACCATCGACCTGATCGGGCCGCTGCTGCTTCGCCTGAGCAACCAGTTGTGTATGCCCCCGCTTGTGCAGCCCGGTCTATTCCGACAACTAGGGCAGGAGTCCCTCCAACGAATCGAGGCTATCGAATATACTTTCAAGCACGACGACGGCCAGGACCCGCTTGGCCTAGACCGCGCCGAGATCGTCTTCGTCGGCGTCTCACGAACCTCCAAGACTCCGTTGAGCCTCTACCTGGCGGGAAAGGGGTGGCGAGTTGCGAACGTCCCCGTGATCTTACATCTTCCGCTGCCAGGCCGGTTGATGACGATCGATCAGGGCCGAATCGTTGGGCTCATTGTGGGGGTGGAACGGCTGGTGGATCTGCGGCGGGACAGACTCGAGCGCAAGCTTGCGCCTGCGGCTGAAGCCTACGCGAAGGTGGAGGATGTGCGCGCTGAGCTTTCATACAGCCGGTCACTCTTCCGCAAGGCGGGCTGGCCGGTCATCGATATGAGCTGCAAATCGATCGAGGAGGCGGCTAGCGAGGTGCTTACACTGGTCGCCACTCCAGAAACGCCGCAGCCGGTCGAGCGTAAGGGTGTCGGCAACCGTCGGAAGAGTGGAGGAAGCAAATAG
- a CDS encoding N-acetyltransferase, with the protein MVRKAKTTDVPAIARLVNAYAGKGELLPLAPQELYDRVGDFQVFEQDGLIAGVCSLFVYGADLAEVRSLAVWPEYQGKGIGRAVTEACIATAKDLPMRRVFALTYKPTFFERLGFHVVDKLTLPEKVWKDCLNCSKLYRCDEVAVLLEL; encoded by the coding sequence ATGGTCAGGAAGGCGAAGACGACCGATGTTCCGGCAATTGCGCGCTTGGTGAATGCCTACGCCGGCAAGGGCGAACTGTTACCACTGGCGCCGCAGGAGCTCTACGATCGGGTCGGCGATTTTCAGGTCTTTGAGCAGGACGGGCTAATTGCCGGAGTGTGCTCGCTCTTCGTTTACGGGGCAGACCTGGCTGAGGTTCGATCGCTGGCCGTCTGGCCGGAGTACCAGGGGAAGGGGATCGGTCGGGCAGTGACCGAGGCCTGCATCGCCACAGCGAAAGACCTCCCGATGAGGCGAGTCTTTGCCCTGACCTATAAGCCGACTTTCTTTGAGCGCCTTGGATTTCACGTAGTTGACAAGTTGACACTGCCAGAGAAGGTGTGGAAGGATTGCCTCAATTGCAGCAAGTTGTACCGCTGCGACGAAGTGGCGGTCCTCCTCGAACTGTAA